The window GGGGCGAGGGGAGGCAGGAGGGGATCTGAGTGTGGAGTGCGGGCTGTGGAGCTAGGGTTTCTGCTTATTTTATAGCATGGAGGAGCGATGACAGCCGTTGGATCGGGAATGGACGGTCAAAAATAATTGGGTCACTTGGGCTAAACTGAGCCTGGTTTATTtaacattttctttttcttttatcatTTTATTGAACCATTGTGAAGTAACAAGTAAGAATATTTATCTTTTGTTGTTTTTGATCTGGACTACGTTCGATATCCATCCTTCAGCGCTTGACTTcttctttttattattttttgatCGCTATTACTTTTGTTGTTCTGCATCGACATTTTTTTCTTAATCTCAGCACATGTTATATGGAGTGGACGTAGTGGGCCAATCATAGGGAAAAAAATGTTGAGCGCACCCAAAAGTATTTTTTTCTATGCAATAAGAATTCAGAAAActaagaaaaaataaatttaaacatGAATAAATTGAGAACAATTCACATAATAATATTCTCatgcaaaaaaatattatgtagCAACTTGGATGCAAATATGAGCTTAAAGATCCGATAGAATATAGTAAATAACTaaaaaaatgccactaaatgaaatataataattttagaaaaaaacagaaaaaaatccTATCAAATTTGGAGTTATTCTGAGGgagaaaaaaacagaaaaaaatcctatcaaattttatgacattaatattaaaacgtcatgttttgtgggctcagttatgacgaattcaataaaacatcatattttgtgggctcaattatgacgaattcaataaaacgtcataAGGTTCTGGGCCTAGGGCCCATACCTTcaaattcgtcatagattgtGTGCAATTGTGATGCTCCAttaaaatgtcataaaattttcgtcatagatcaccacatttcttgtagtgtaCTCGGCAAGTAGGGTAGAGGCGCCACATGCGGACCGGAGGACTGATAGGAGCACGCACAGTCAGCCGGGCTATATCATGACGGCATGCCCGATCAACCGGACCATCATGACAGCACGACCGCCACTCACGCCAGCTGCAGTCCTCTCCGTCAGACTGACATGACAGGTAGTACCGGATCGCCCTCCACCGCTTGGAGTAGGGCAAGTAGCGCTCGCTAGGCTAGAGGGCCCCGCATCATGCTGATGAGACCGGCAAGGAGCGCTCGACAGCCTGACCTCCGCAAAGGAGGCCAACCCTGCTAAGGCtgtctccaaccattccccccatccaactccccccaaacatactatttactatattttactatctccctccaaaaaattcctcctcctataactccttctctccaaccattcccccatatctattccctctatatactatcactcattaactaactatttatttatcgtttttgaatttaaaaaaatcatacaatatttgtactgtcataatacgcattatcatcatgttacgggactcaaacaaaattaatatcgcgaagaaacggtgtgattagagatatagggggagttgtAACTCACCCTATACATggagggagtttcaactcccccgtatacagggggagctttgggggggaccgttggatcggatttccccccaaagctccccctaCGTGGGGTGGGGGGCGCTTTACAGGGCTCTGTTGGAGCAAGCCTAAGGAAACAAGAGGCCAACCCCCAGCGTATTGGGACAGGCTTGCCGCAAGTCCAACAGCACCATGCACTGCCTAGGGATGACGGATAGGACCGAGGTCACGTCAGGCGTCAGTGTGGAGTGGGCAAATGAGACTTGGCTTCGGGATACGATGGAGCGCAGCTGAATGGTGGATCCTAGCCTAGGACACGTGTAAAACTCCCAACCTTCCCCACTGGGATAGATGCCGACCCGAGGGTGAGTCACCCCTTCTTCTCGCAATGAAGCCTAGCCCACCGAGATATATAAGGTGGAGCCGGGCCCTCTCTTTGGTAGGAGAAAACTGGCTCTCACGCTCAACACGCAGTTACAAACACACTTGATTGCAAGCGCTCTGTTGTAAGCACCTAGCACTCGAACGCAAGAACATATGAAGCACACCACCCCCATATGGGACATAGGGTGATTgcctgaaccagtctaaatgTCTTGCCTTTGAGTGTTAGACATCAAGCTACGGAGAAGCATGACGCAAAATTACTAGCCGGTGCTCAAAACACCGACACCTTGCTTCCCTCCATGTTTTTGAATTTCAATCAGAGAGCGTCCCGCGGCCATGCTTGTTCAGGGAATTCATGCATGTTTTTTTCCCATACACTGTCTAAATATTGAAGAACAGGAGTTATCAGGGTCGTATTTCATGAACATCAATTTGGTCTTAAAGAATCTACAGCAGAAATCAATTTGTAGTTATAGCTATGATCAAATTTGCTAGCAGCCCTGGTCACTTGCTGGCACATGAAAATATGAAAGCTGATGGGTTACAAACCTAAGCTAATTCCACAATTGGCAATGGTGTAGCCTGCTGAGCACTGAATGATTTAATATCACAGAATGGTTGACAGTCAACAATTGATGTCAGTTTACATAATGAACAGCTAGTAGTATGTTGTCTTGTGTGATGATGGCTAAAACTTAAACTCACAGTAACTTTTGCATTAGCCAACCATTAATATTAGCTGACAAGCAATGAAAGAAGGGAACGCAATCTTAAGCTAGATCCCCGAGCAACATTATATATGTATCTTATAGCAGTACTTAGGAAGGAGTTTACCACACGCAGACATATGCCTCGGGACAAATGAGAGAACTAAGTGCGGTAGCGCCCTGTCATCTGTTATTATTACCTCATGCAACTTCATCTATTCTATTACAACATTATCTGTTAGTGATTCCCATCTGGAGAGAGATCATGATGCTTCTATTTGTCTCTACTTCATGTCTACATGTGACTAGTTCATGCACAAGATATATAACGGACTGGTTCTTGCCGTCGTATATATGAAATTATTATGGAAGCTGCTGTCTGCCTATGCATCTAAATCCAACACACGCAAACGCCAAGTAAATTGGAAGACTTGTTCCTAGCTGCCTTGCTATTCATCACACAACCATAAATCAAGTCCACAGATCCAATGACAGCGCTTGGACGCGCTTAGACACTCCTATAAATACCGACTTCCTCCTTGATTGGTAACCACACAGAAAGCGATTAGTACAATAATCAAGGACATCCATTCAATCTTAGTTCTTCTCACGCTAGATATAGTTTTAGTCGAGGAGAATCTGAGACTTAGATGGCTAGCCGATTGTTCCTCCTTTCTCTGTTGGCTATGACATGCTGTTGTGCCATCGCTTCAGATCCGAGCCTTCTCCAAGACTTCTGTGTTGCAGACAAGATGTCTCAAGGTAAAACTAAAGTTGTTTTCTGTGTTGTTCTCGCAAATTTAACTTATTTATCAAGCACTGTATATATGTCTCAACGTATATAAAACATGCAGTGAATGTCAATGGTTTTACCTGCAAAGATGCAAAAGATGTTGTTGCCGAAGACTTCTTCTTCTCTGGGCTTCATGTGGCTGCCAATAGCTGCGAGGAATTGAATAGTGGTTTATCGCAGGTAGCGGATTTGGTGGCGCCCAAGCGGCGTGTAGTGGAGGCCGTGGCCTCGCTGGCAGCAAGGGGCAGCATGCTAGGGCGTGGCGAGGCTCCTAGGGGGTcccgtcccggccgccgcccttctcGTCGGCTGAGGCCGTCGAGGAGCGTGTAGGGAGTAGGAACTGGAGCAGGCGGATGCGAGAAGGAGGCAACGATGAAATGGATCATCTGATCGGATGTCCTATCCTTAGCATTACCGTAAATTATTGAGCGCATGTTTTCAAACCAAGAGTCTAATAGAGCCCTTTGTCAGCAGCTTGAGGAGGCGGCACTTCGAGTCTTTGCGTCCTTTGGTTGGTTATCGTCGAGTCGATTAGGTTTACATTAATCATGAGAGAAATTTGCTGCAGTTTGTTTACCTTGCTTGGACTTGTTTGTGCGAGAGTGTGGAATCTTATTTTACTCGTTTGTAATAAGTGGAATGATTCTACCTTGTGTAGATAAAGCCGGATAatatcctttatctaaaaaaatagagccCTTTGTATTTCACCAGTGCTGGGTTATTCGATGATCTGAAATGCACGTGCAGTGCCCATACATATATTGACGAGTTCTCGTATAGCTCGGGTTGTATCTTAATTTTAATAGCATGGGTTATTCCTTTGATAGTGGATTTAAAGCATTTACAAATTACAATTCCTAGCCTTAGATATCTAGCTTAAGATCGATGTTCATTAATTGTTGCATATATTTTACCTATGATAACAATGGATGCAAGAGCATTTATATAATTTCCTAGTCTTGGATATCAAGCTCAAGTTGTATATGTTTGATATCTTTGCTAATGGGTCCAAAATTAAAGCATTTATACCCAACACCAAAGATGTATCTTGATTTATTTGCTTGTGCGCTGTACCTATGACCTTAGATACAAAAACATTTACACATTCTTTGAATCTTGGATATCTGGCCAAGTTGCTTGTAATCATCCCGGCACCCAACTTGCCTGCTTCCCCCTATTTATACGTCATCCTCGTATCACCACATACATTCCCCCAACAGGCCAACACTAACTGTGCCCCTCTCGTCTCgtctgcttctgctgctgacTCCCTGTGCCTGCTCACTGCCAGTTGCCAATTGCCACCAGCCGAGCCAAGAGAGGAGGAACGATGGGCAAACGAAATCCTGGAAAGCTGACCCCTTTCTACTAGATGCGCCTTCAGATCAAATGCTGCTGCCTCGGTAGGGTTCTTCACCCGATTTGATCTTCTCCTCCCAAGATTAGCTGCTGCTGCGATTCCTCACCTGATTTGCTCTTTCTCCCCCACCTCAGTTTGCATCCTTTCTCTTGCGGCAACTGTTGGGACCGCCGTAAAAACCTCCACCTTGGATCAGCCTCTCGCCGTCATTTCAGTATGGTTCTTCATCTTCCAACCCCCCCTCCCTCTTTCCTAGTTCGTCGTCTCCTTCCTTGGTTTCAAGGATGGAGGATTTCTCGTGCGCTGATCCAGTTTCATGCTAATCTCATCAGTTCCTGCAGATTGCACGTGGTCAGGCTGAGGCGTGTGTTTTCTCGTCAGAGATGGAGGGGGATCTGCCACAGCATGCCCTGATCCCGGGCGGAGCCCCCTGCGATCTGGCGCAGCAGTTCCACTTCCACCTCGCCGCCCAGCCCCAGATGCTGGACCAGACGGTTCATGCTCACCAGGTCACGTTGgctgccccggcggcggcggcggaccagaTGCTGGAGCTCGGGAATGTGGAGGAGCCCCCGCTGGGCCTCAAGGAGGACGACGCCACCGGCAAGGCGGCGGCCACGCCTTCCCCCCAGTGGCACCGGGTCAAGTGGACCAGCGACATGGTCAAGCTGCTCGTGTCGGCCGTGTCCTACGTTGACGAGGACATGGACGCGGACCCGGGCGGGGCGAGGAGGATGGGCAAGTGGAGGCTGGTCTCCTCGGCCATGACCAAGAGGGGGTTCCCTGCGTCGCCGCAGCAGTGCGAGGACAAGTTCCATGACCTCAACAAGAAGTACAGGAGGGTTACCGAGATCCTTGGCCTGGGAACGGCGTGTAAGTTCGTCGAGAATCCGGCGCTCCTTGAGGAGGCGGATCTACCTGTGAAGCTCAAGGAGAAGGCCAAGAAGCTCCTCAGCTCCAAGCACCTGCACTTCGAGCAGATGTGCTCCTACCACAACCGTAACCGGGCCTGCCTGCTTGACGATCCAGCCCTTCAAAGGATGCTGCGGCTGATGGCACGTATGCGTCCTTCAAAGAAATACAAGTTTGAACATGATAAGGATAATCAGATATTGATTTCTGATGACGATGAGGGTGGAGAGTTCAATCGTGATCTAGATGTCACTGCTGGAGATCATGTCACCAGGAAACTGCCACAAGCTGCTGCTCAGGGATCAGGTGGTCCAGCAGATGCAGCTCAAGTCCAGAGAGAACAACTGGAGATAAAAATAGATATGCTCAAAATCAAGAAGAGACGTTTGGAGCGGATGAGGTCCATCATGGAGCAGGAATGGGAACTGCAGAAGATGAGGATGGACAATGAAATTATGGACCTGGAAAATGACCAGATGgacctggagctggagctggagcttaAGGAAATGGAGATGGGCATCAAACCAAAGAGGATTTAGTGATTACATGGTGGAAATAATGGTAGAACCAGAAAAACTCTAGAGTTGCTGGTAATCCTTTTGTTCATTGCAGTAGCTTGCAGAGTATAATATACTTACATATATTTCCAGTTTAGCTAACTGCATATCTGTTAAGTATCAGTGTAATCATTGAATATCAATGAAATAATCAGATATTTCCTGTTATGTTTCCTACTTTCCTCCGGGCCATTATTATGACATGtcttcaattatttgagcaTCTATCCTGGTTCTAACTGCTTCTGGAGGATAATATGTTGAGGTGTTGTGTCTGCGCTGTTTCAATATCATTGTTATATCAATGTCAACCAAGAGTTTATTATCTTAATGGTTTCTAGGTTGTTATGGAGAGCTCACTATTATGTTTCAGAAATGCCGTGGTTTTCACTGATGTATAGGATAGCTCAACGGGACTCGTGTATGGCATGCCATATCGGCCAGTTTCAGGAGTAATAATATTAGTATTCGAGCAGCTATTCATCTCAACAAGCTACTATATATTTGAGAGCATGTTCAGCATTTCTTTCGTCAAATGGTGAGCTACATTAAACACTCCTGTTATACATTCTAAAAGATTTACTCTATTCTTAGTTCTTACATCAGTTTATATTCTGATGCTTTGCCGATGCATATGCATGTAGTGTCCAATTTGCATGTCATGTCACTAGGTGAAAGAAGTTACTGTACAGGGTACCCAGGTTTTGTCTAAGAGAGATGAAGAGCTTGTAAATTTGTAGATGCTTCATTATTTGAGGTCCCACATTCACTTTCGAGACAATTTTATTTATGGTGGGTACTGTTTGACACCTGAATAGGTGCATGTATAATTCTACATTATTACTAATCATCTCCAGTTGGTTGCACGGTAATTTTTGGGTTATTGCTGTATTGATCTTATATATGAAACAAGTATATTTTTCTTTGACATGGATCTCTGCACGGTCTGTCGTTCTGATCAATATACTTGTTACACTGATATCACTGGAGAGATTGTTGATATTAATCATCACCGTGGTTTCCACCTGGTCATGTGGGGGGCGATCAACAGAACTAATCAGCAACTAGAGGGCCGCACAAGCCACACAACTCATGAGGTTCCTCACTTCGCCTGCTACTCCTCTCTAAATTTTCTTTTGCTCAACTTCATAATCCTTTGCATCTCATGTCACGCTAAGCACCAGCTAGCTGCGCCATCCATACCCAGCATATCTCCTCTCCTCTGCGTCATATATACCAAATGCCTCCAATATATGTGACTTATACCCAACACTGCTGCTGCACTCACATCTATCTTGTGTGTGTCCCCACTTTGTCCAATTCCACCGAAAATTCCAAGTGAAACATACAATTGCATTCTTGATCTCCGAATTCGATCCCAAGGTACCTATATATGTTGTATGTTGGGGTGTTAATtagtgacccttaggtgcacctccaaccatctttagttcaaaattttgtgctACTTCTCCAAAATCAGATCTCATTTTGGAAAATTAGTACAAAACTTTGAACTAATGAGAGTTAGAGGTGTACATAAGGGTCGCCAATTTGCACCCCTAGCTGTATGCTAAAATTGCTCTCTAACCTGTTGTGAGAACTGACATTACTGAAACATATATAGTATTAGTGCAGTTTGGAGAGTGCAAGGAGACATCTACGTCATGTACATACACCCACCAGAATATCCTCTTGATTCGGGAATATACATATGTAAAAATAAAAGGGAAAATAAAACCTAATTAATTATAATCTTGAAGTAAAGCTTGATATAAGGGGTGCATACATAGGGCGATATGAAAGTGATGTTATTgggattgattttttttctctttctttctgtAGGATATTTTTAAGTTGACATATCACACGGTGCTGTTAGAAATTTTAGCATAAATAATCTAATTACATATTTTCAGTTTATTAGTAACCATGCAtatcgtgtgtgtgtgtgtgtctatatatatatatatagttttggAATTTGTGCTTCTGCATTCGGTATCATTATTGGACTTTGGGTGAATGTATCAATCCAGCAAAGGAACCAAAGATTCTCAGTTAAAATACCAATTTAAATGCTATTTCCACAATTGCAGGACAAGAACTGGAACACCTCATCAAATAGGGAAGGTGAATGCACTTACTGAGAGACAGGTTGGGTGGGAGAGAAACACTGTCAGAGGTGGTGATAGCATTTGTCCAGGTAGGACGTGGATGAATGGGCGGGAAAGCCTTCATATATTAGAACTGTCACAGATGCGAGCTATGGTAACTAATGGCCAGTAAACAAAAACTGATAAAGTAAAACATTGGAACCCTTTTTAGGTATTTAGGTGCGATTATGAAAATTCTGACTTAATTTCTTTTTTCCCTGCAACATTTCTCCTCCAAAACTTATATTTTCAGAAACCTTTCTGTCAAATCTAAGTTTTCAAGAGAACGTTTTCACATAAATATGTGAGAACACATAATGCTCAAATAAATTTTCTACGTACAAATTTTCTTCAAATAAACAGTCTTACATGGCTCCCATCCACCTGGAAAAGAATTATGATTCACAGTGGCTTCATTTATTGTGTTTCCATCCACTCTGCATTGTCAAACAATAGTATTCTTGATGCCTCCAATTTCTATGATTATTCTCTAATATATCAGAAGGGAGGCACTCGCTCTGCTAGAAGAATCCCAAGTCGGTCCTAAACCTATAAGAAATTTCGTTGAATAGGCAGTAGTATGGATTGGGGAAGGGTGGAAGGTATGTACATATAGCCACACAAAAATTTCCTCTTGAGACTAGCAAAAAGGGTGGTAGTTACAATATATTTATCTTTTGATGGTTGAGGAGTTTCTTTCTCAATGGAATCGTTAATCACAACTGTCATTTTCAGGATTGGATTATATTGGGGCCTGCAAGTAAAGCAACCAAAAACAAAGGGGTTAAACTCAGGGTAGGCACACACGAGAAGCAACATTGTACGGTGGTTGGTGTGCTGGACGGTACGTGGAAATGAAGGTGACATTTGATGCGGTTAAAGATGTATTACAGATGACTGAACATGGCACGAAACTTGTTGTCATCATTGTCTCACTTCCTCTAGTAGCCTGCAAGTAATACACATGCAGTTGAATGCACATGGCAAAACAGCATTTACGAGCCATGTCCCACATTTGTAGTTATAGATCTCATGTTTATAATTCAAAAATAATCTTTTGCAAAGAAATTTTTTTTACTTCATATCTTTGTTGCACTATTTGGTCTGAAAGATGTCACAACCCTTTCCTCTGGTATTGATGTATGATGATGAAATTCGTCCTCAACTTAAGTTGGCTAATTAGCATCATCATATTGACCCCAGGATAATCAACATCATCATATAGGTCAATGTCATTCTATTTAACTACCTCAGAAATTCATTTCTTCTTTTCTCATGCCATTTCTCATTTTTATTTGACAGCACTGATATTACCAAACTGATCCTTGCATGGTGCAAGGTGCAGCGCCTGATGCTCGGCAGTTAGCACTAGAATACACTTGGATTTGAATGCATACAGCAAAACAGGAGGTACGACAACATGTACTATTTATAGTTTCTAACCTTtatgaattcaaataaacttttgcaaagaaaaaaaattctacttTCATTCAAATATATTGTTGTACAAGTTATATGAAAGTACAATATTAGTCCTAGCAAAAAGTGTAGAGAACCATTAATCCTAGCTAGCATGGTGGAGACTGGAGATACGAGGCAGCATGGTGCGTGGTCGGTGGCTGAGGTACCTTGAAATCAGTGTTTAAAATAACGGGCTAAAACATTTAGCGG is drawn from Panicum virgatum strain AP13 chromosome 1N, P.virgatum_v5, whole genome shotgun sequence and contains these coding sequences:
- the LOC120653493 gene encoding uncharacterized protein LOC120653493, with the translated sequence MEGDLPQHALIPGGAPCDLAQQFHFHLAAQPQMLDQTVHAHQVTLAAPAAAADQMLELGNVEEPPLGLKEDDATGKAAATPSPQWHRVKWTSDMVKLLVSAVSYVDEDMDADPGGARRMGKWRLVSSAMTKRGFPASPQQCEDKFHDLNKKYRRVTEILGLGTACKFVENPALLEEADLPVKLKEKAKKLLSSKHLHFEQMCSYHNRNRACLLDDPALQRMLRLMARMRPSKKYKFEHDKDNQILISDDDEGGEFNRDLDVTAGDHVTRKLPQAAAQGSGGPADAAQVQREQLEIKIDMLKIKKRRLERMRSIMEQEWELQKMRMDNEIMDLENDQMDLELELELKEMEMGIKPKRI